From the Corvus cornix cornix isolate S_Up_H32 chromosome 1A, ASM73873v5, whole genome shotgun sequence genome, the window GTGGCTAAACAGAatcacacacagagccagaCTGGACTGCTAGGACCCCTCTCTCAGTGGAAAGGAATGAGAGGGAGAGGTACAAAGAGGCAGATGGTGTATCTGAAACACGCTTTGTGTAGCTATTACACATGCAGGTTTTCCTCTTGCACCTGTTTCCACCACTCAAACACCAAACTATTTAAAGATGGCAAAAGGGAGAGAGGGTGTGGAGGGATGCGATTCATTCTTTGAATTCTCTTCCCCAATACTTCCAGGTCCTTGATTCCCCTTTACGTGActcatttttagctttttttccccctctttcaaGGCACTGCAAGTTTGTGGCTAGAGAGCAgggaaaatttgcatttaaaggGTTTTAGTAAATTAAAGGCCCACAGGGAGTTTTCCAGAGAAACTGAACTCAATTAAGGTCCAGGTCTCGGGCATCacttctgctgaaataaaatacaacctCCAGCAAGGACATCTCATCAGATGACCAGTTAATATTGGTTCAATGTTTACAGAAATTCTCCCCTCTCCTTTAAAAACATGACAATCCACTTCGGAGCATTTCTACTTCATAGcaactaaaattaaaaagaggggaggaaaggcAAAAATGCAGCCTTCTAAGAAAGCAACTACAACTCAGGTCTATTCAATGCGTGGGGTAAAAGCTAAAAGGAGTAGTATTAGCTTGTATCTCTTTCCATATCCTGTGAAGACACTGTGGAACAGCTCATTTTCTTCCCGTCAATCAGTTCTGCAGCCTTCCCCGTTTGCTGTGCATGGTGAATGAACAGAGCACCTAAAGAGATCTGCTCCCTATTATTACCTGCAACAACATAGACCAACAAGAGCACAAACCAACAGCAGCTGCCCATATCTCCAGATGCACTTATATTCttccacagaggaaaaacaaatgagtACAAATGCTCATGAGGAAAATTCTGCTAATTTATTAGATGTCGTGTCCTTTGTAGGACTGTTCGAGCCAAACAAGTctgcatatttaaatacaaaaaacctTCAGAGTCCCAGGAGATTCCAGAAATGCCAGAACCGTGAGCTCCCCTCCCTCAACACAGAGAATAACCTCTCCCACCCACTTCTCTGCCCAGGCCTGCACTGCAACCACATCAGGGTCTCTGGCCCATCTTCTTCAGGGTTCGGTTCAGCTGGAATTAGAGAAAGCAAAGGTCAGAAAAATACACAGTGATTGATACACACTACTGTTCCCCTCAGCAGACTTTATCCAATGCCTCTTAATTCCCTCCTTTCCAGCTCACTGACAAAGAGAGCTCTTGAGCAAGTACAGTGTGTCAAgtagaaagggaaaaagtggAACTCTCTCCTCTCCAAGATAGCAGAGGAAGATGTAGGGAGAAGAGAGGATGCAAACTTGTAGCAGTGATTATCACAACCCTGCATTAAGTCCCTAAATCTCAGAATTTTGTCCTCTGAGTTTCCAGTGCAGAACAACCTCTGTTGGGCAAGAGTGGAGTAGTGACAGAATGTCACCTCCCGGCCAAGCACAACGCTGAAGCCATCTCTGCTCCAGAAATTTTTAAGGCCATTTTCTAGAGCCATAATTATGAAGTTAGAGATATAATTTTGGTTGTGTTACTGACCAGCATCCCTGGACAGTAaaattcttctccttttccactgtGGCTCAAATGAGCACTTCTCACAAAAAACATACCATTCTTCAAaggccagcagctgctgcttagAACACCTGCCTTTGCCCAGTGCCTTGCAGAGCCAGGGCTCAGTCCAGCATGGAATTACACAGCTGTCTCACACAAGTGTGGACCCTCGAGGgcctgcacagcacagtgctTGCCCCATGTCTCCTGCAGAGCTACACAGCTCTCCTGCCCAGGCCTCACCTCCTCAAACTTGTGGATCTGGCGGATGAAGAAGTCTCCATAGCGTCGAGCGACCTTTGTGTCTGCAATATGGATCATGTCCTGGGAAGAGAACAGGATGAGATTAGGAAAGGGACTGTGCTACTAGCAGGGAGACAGCAAGAACTGCCAAACATGAGGATCAAGCTATGGGGCTTCGCCCCAGCCATGGCTCAGCATCACACATGTCTGACCTGTGCTAGTCCCACAGCATCATTCAGTTCTCTTTGGGCTGCCTTCCCTCATACATTTGCCTGGGATGGGTCCCCAGTTCACATTGTACTCACTTCCCACATTCTCATACACTCTGTCTGGTTTTGTCTTCCTTGCAGCAGTTTGACAGTTCCAACCCCAGCTCATGCTTCCCTCTTTTCAGTCACGCTATATGCCATGACAGCTGGGTTGAAACATGGCATGAGACCTTGCAAGAAGGGGCCTGCTGTAAGGACCAAGAACACAGGGCAACCTGGTCTCCTTCCCAGCAAGGAATCTAATGGTTACTGCTAccttctttgaaaagaaagtcCTACAAGACTCTTTGCTatgcttcctgctgctggagctccaaGGGCAGATGGTGACAGCCCCGCACCTTGGGTTTATAGATTCCTCCTTGAGCAGCCACAGCTAAATGCTGCTCCAGTGCAAAGCAGACCTGTAACGTGACCAAGCAACATCTGTGCTTTGTCCAACAAAGGAGAGATGTGGGGGACACCTACAAGGACAATCCCGCTTGACACACTAACAACAGCACTATCTGTCACTCAATTATCACCTCCCAGAACACTGACAAGCAGTTCCCTCTGTCCTGGGGAAGTGTTCGTTTTCTAGGTACACTGACTGCCTGTGATATTCCATCACTCTTCATCCACTGACACTCTTTTTATGCAGGGCTATAACTTCATTGTGGGCAGCCAAGCCCTACAAATGGCAAAGGAAGAAGGAATGTTTCCCCCAGAATGGAGCAAAACTAGGTGCTGCCAATTCCAGAATTTCTTCGGTGAAAGAATTTCCCAGCCAGCAAGCGGCAGATACCAACCTTGTCAATATAGAAGTCAACCTCAGAGGCAGACTGGAACTCTCCATCCAGGGCAGATATGCCACTGGTCCATACCAGGTTCTTCATCTTGTGCTTGAAGACCAGCAGCTGGATACGGAACTCCTGCTCTGTGAGGTCTAAGAAGCCAGCCAGCTTTGCCACGGGCATGGTGGTGTAGAGCTTGAGGAAGCTACGGATGGTGGAAAGCTGGGCCTGCTGCTGAACCTCATCAGCGAAGAccttgagctgctgcaggaagggctcCTTGTGGTAGTTGGGGTGCACATTGTCATAATTGGGCACCACAGGGGAGAGGAACTTGGGGCAGGCATAACTGAAGAGCTCCTCGTAGACCTGCGCGTCGCCCTTCTGCATGCGCAGCATCTTGTCCCCGTACTTCTCGCGCAGCTGCAGGTGGATGCTCTCGTCTATGCGCATGGGGTACATGGTGAGGGCGATGGCCAGCAGCGCGTGCATCTGCTCGTTCTGCTTGTTGATCTGACACAGAGAGGAGAGCCTGTCAGCGCCACAGCCTGCTCAGGCTTTAGGGTGCCCAAgggagctgtgctttgcagaggaAGATCCTTTACACAGAGCACTGATGGTCCTAATGCTCAAGGGGAACAGCACAAAAAAGCAGTGCCTCTGGGCAAACCAAATGGATGAATGACATATCAAggctcttaaaaataaaagagagggCTGGACAAGAGGAAGGTGCAGAGTGAATGCATCCAGAGCCATGCAGAACCTGGATGGCCAGAAGCACATTTTACTATTTTGGTACAAGAACATGCAGAGAAGGGAATGCAGATGGTTTAACAACCATCTCCTGGCAAGGGACAGTTATCAGGGATGTCAGTGAAGAAAAGACTGAGAATGAAGATTTATCTGAGTGTGGGATGAAATGGACAGTTGTGTGGCTGAAACAGACACACCAACTTTTTGGAGTGTCATGGAATTAAGACTGGCAGGATTTGGCTAAACAAAGAGTTAGAAATTAACCATAAGGATAAAAAGCAGACAGCAGGTAAAACAGGCACCAAAATCAGGAGGTAAGACAGCTTAGGTAGAAAGAGAAAGGAGCTTTGTTACAGCCATGTCTGTGAATGATTATCAGATAAAGGAAATACAGCAACATCAGCAACCTGAAGTGCAGGACTGGACTAGAAACACAACTGAGTCTGAAGGAGCATCAACAAGAGTTATCATTAGCAGCTGATACTCATTAACAAACCTGCCTAGAGGGAGAGTGCAGATGGAGTGGGACAACCATATGGGGAACACCCAAAGTAATTAGTCACATAGCTAAGAGAAAATATTGTCACATGTGGCAAAGGAGTTCAGAGGATCCCCAGtcaccaccagcagcaaagTCCAAGAAAATAAAGCCAGACTATTTGACATAAGCTATGGGGTGATAGAGGAGGGACAGGAAAGAagacagcagctttttcttttgagaagtCTAGTCTATTCTTTCTCTTACCATCTCATACTTGTAGGTCGTCCTCTGAAACATGCTCTTGGTCCTCTGGATGTAGAGAAGGATGTTGGCAAAGACACGGATGGCATCCTGGTAACGCCGCATCATAAGGTACGCGAAGCCCACGTAGTAATAGGTGGTCACCTGGCACTCAGGCACCCGGGAGTACATGctctgagaaggaaggagtAACATGCTATGTTAGAGGGGAGACAACAATCCAAACTGCTTGTTAGCCACAATCCAGCCACCTCTGCTTTCACGCCCATCCCAAATACAGAAAGGAGAGGGTTAATTCAGGATACCTCACCTTccacccatccctgcagcagcttcctcacTGTTTTATTAGATCATCCCATTTCCTATGTTTTCCAGTTTCAGCTTCCTGCAAGCAGAGGACTCTTGCACTGTGCCTAACATTGCTCTGCTCAGTTCCCTTTCCCCGTATTTCATTCCACATCCTGTGCCAGACAGCACATATGTAGATCTGTGCCAAGCCCTGGCCCAAGCCCATTGCAGCTGGGCTTTTACTAGCCACAAGCAGCACCCAATTCTAAGGCAAAACCACTCAAGGTGTGAGCAGGCACGGTGAGAACAGAAGTCAAAAGTACAAGAAAGAGCCACTGACAAAGGTAAGAATGGCGTGTTCAGGTAGTTACCACTGCACTATGACTAGCAGTTCCAGCAGTATTCTCTGCAACAACACTGCCTTGCACAACACAGCAAACCTCCTAAAAAACTGGGCAATTGTGCTGCAACAGCATCAGGCATTATCATATGGCTTGATTTAATGCCAAagctccagctgtgctcagctACAAATTCCTGACAACTACAACAGATACAAACAGTTCCTCAGCTGGAAGATTCAGTATAGCAATTTTTCACCAGCATGTTTGAACAGAGAGATTGGGAGACTGCAAAAGAAGGGTTAAAACATGTTGTATTACCTTCTTGTTGAGCTCAATGTTCTCCAGCACCTTGATGGCTTGGTAGTAATCTCCCAGCAGAGAGTGCAGACGCAGCAGCCCAACCAGGCTGAAATAGCCCAGCATCTTGTAGAGGGAGTGGCGCCCATATTCACCAGCCACACTTTCAGGGTCACCTAGGGAAAAAAGGAACCACAATGCCATCCTCCAAGGAAGCAAGCTTCCCTTTCAATACTCTTCTGTTTAAAAGCAAAGGGAGCAAGGCCTGAAATGTAATCACTGGTATTTCTCAAGGCCAACAGAACCTGTTCCCAGCCAATCCATACACTGATTATGGGTTTGATCCAGCTCCCAAATGAAGTTAACCAACTTGGGTCAAATCAAAGCAAGGCAGCAGAGACACCAGTGCTGCTTGGCACCACCCAAAGCTCACCTCCACTTGTATAGACCTCCAGCTGTCGGTTGATGTTGGATTTGTCCACCAGAGAGTGCAGCACATTAAGGACACTGTGGACGTTCCAGATCTTGGGGTTGGAACGAAGGAAATCAATTTCCTCCTCAGACTTTTTGGCTGTTTTACAGCGGTACTGGCTGAAAGACTGGAACtacaggaaaaagcagagattcACTGATGAGCAGCTGGTTTGGAGATGCTCAGCTAAGTGCACTAAGCTTACAACTTGCTCACGCAAATGCATTACAATAAACTACAagcttcatggaaaaaaaagtttcatgtGAGATCACACGGAAATCAAAATGGCAGATTATACCATCTTTAAAGCACCTAAAAAAATTATACAGTACAGAGAGAAAAGGCCAGGAGACAGATCAAAGCAAAAAGGATCTCTCAAACAATTAGGACAGGCAACTAAACACAAATTTGCTGTCTGAACAAGTAGAAACAAGAATGACCAAATTATGTGTTTGCATACACACATCTTTTTCCTCTATATGCACACATCTTTTCTGTTCTCAAGCTTGACAAGACAACGTTTGAGGAATTCCAGGCAGCTCTATAATAAAAAGTTATGGAGAAAGGAATATAGTCtctaaagagaaaaaccaaTAGCATTTGAGATCTGTACTGTTGCACTCAGAACAataagtggaaaaatatttcttaatgtCAAGATCTCAGATCACAGCTTATTTCAATCAGGTCATCAGTCTCTCGGTGCAAGCATAAA encodes:
- the EIF3L gene encoding eukaryotic translation initiation factor 3 subunit L, which gives rise to MAYPGEDYDNEAAYDPYAYSNDYDMHTGDPKQDLAYERQYEQQTYQVIPEVIKNFIQYFHKTVSDLIDQKVYELQASRVSSDVIDQKVYEIQDIYENSWTKLTERFFKNTPWPEAEAIAPQVGNDAVFLILYKELYYRHIYAKVSGGPTLEQRFESYYNYCNLFNYILNADGPAPLELPNQWLWDIIDEFIYQFQSFSQYRCKTAKKSEEEIDFLRSNPKIWNVHSVLNVLHSLVDKSNINRQLEVYTSGGDPESVAGEYGRHSLYKMLGYFSLVGLLRLHSLLGDYYQAIKVLENIELNKKSMYSRVPECQVTTYYYVGFAYLMMRRYQDAIRVFANILLYIQRTKSMFQRTTYKYEMINKQNEQMHALLAIALTMYPMRIDESIHLQLREKYGDKMLRMQKGDAQVYEELFSYACPKFLSPVVPNYDNVHPNYHKEPFLQQLKVFADEVQQQAQLSTIRSFLKLYTTMPVAKLAGFLDLTEQEFRIQLLVFKHKMKNLVWTSGISALDGEFQSASEVDFYIDKDMIHIADTKVARRYGDFFIRQIHKFEELNRTLKKMGQRP